In Pseudomonas fluorescens, the following are encoded in one genomic region:
- the fliP gene encoding flagellar type III secretion system pore protein FliP (The bacterial flagellar biogenesis protein FliP forms a type III secretion system (T3SS)-type pore required for flagellar assembly.), protein MLTLMLAAPLVFGADPLSIPAITLGTNAQGAQEYSVSLQILLIMTALSFIPAFVMLMTSFTRIIIVFSILRQALGLQQTPSNQILTGMALFLTLFIMAPVFDRVNQDALQPYLAEKLTAQDAVAKAQVPIKDFMLAQTRTSDLELFMRLSKRTDIATPDQAPLTILVPAFVTSELKTAFQIGFMIFIPFLIIDLVVASVLMAMGMMMLSPLIISLPFKIMLFVLVDGWALIIGTLASSFGGVSP, encoded by the coding sequence ATGCTGACCCTGATGCTGGCCGCGCCGCTGGTATTCGGCGCCGATCCGCTGTCGATCCCGGCCATCACCCTGGGCACCAATGCGCAGGGGGCGCAGGAATACTCGGTCAGCCTGCAAATCCTGCTGATCATGACCGCGCTGAGTTTTATCCCGGCGTTTGTCATGCTGATGACCAGCTTCACCCGGATCATCATCGTGTTCTCGATCCTGCGCCAGGCCCTGGGCCTGCAGCAGACACCGTCGAACCAGATCCTCACCGGCATGGCGCTGTTCCTGACCCTGTTCATCATGGCGCCGGTGTTCGACCGGGTGAACCAGGACGCCTTGCAGCCGTATCTGGCGGAAAAACTGACGGCCCAGGATGCGGTCGCCAAGGCCCAGGTGCCGATCAAGGACTTCATGCTCGCCCAGACCCGCACCAGCGATCTGGAGCTGTTCATGCGCCTGTCCAAGCGCACTGACATCGCGACGCCGGATCAGGCGCCGTTGACCATCCTGGTGCCGGCCTTCGTGACCTCCGAGCTGAAAACGGCGTTCCAGATCGGCTTCATGATCTTCATTCCGTTCCTGATCATCGACCTGGTCGTGGCCAGTGTGTTGATGGCCATGGGTATGATGATGCTCTCGCCGCTGATCATTTCCTTGCCATTCAAAATCATGTTGTTCGTGCTGGTGGATGGCTGGGCGCTGATCATCGGCACGCTGGCCAGCAGCTTCGGCGGTGTCTCGCCATGA
- the fliQ gene encoding flagellar biosynthesis protein FliQ, with protein MTPEVAVDIFREALWLTTMMVAVLVIPSLLVGLLVAMFQAATQINEQTLSFLPRLLVMLVTLIVGGPWLVQTFMDYILQLYGSIPQVIG; from the coding sequence ATGACGCCAGAAGTTGCGGTCGACATCTTCCGCGAAGCGCTGTGGCTGACCACCATGATGGTGGCGGTGCTGGTGATTCCAAGTTTGCTTGTGGGCCTGCTGGTGGCGATGTTCCAGGCCGCCACCCAGATCAACGAACAGACCCTGAGCTTCCTGCCGCGCCTGCTGGTGATGCTGGTGACGCTGATCGTCGGCGGCCCGTGGCTGGTGCAGACTTTCATGGATTACATCCTGCAGCTGTACGGCAGCATTCCTCAGGTCATCGGCTAA
- the fliR gene encoding flagellar biosynthetic protein FliR — protein MSLLALTDTQISTWVATFMLPLFRVGSLLMVMPVFGTTLLPRRIRLYFALAITVVIAPGLPPMPPVNPLDLSGLLLIAEQILIGAVMGFSLQLFFQAFVVAGQIVAIQMGMGFASMIDPANGVSTAVIGQFFTMLVTLLFLSMNGHLVVFEILTESFTTLPVGGGLMVNHYWELAGKLGWVLGSALLLVLPAITALLVVNIAFGVMTRAAPQLNIFSVGFPLILVLGLFIVWVGLADILNQYQPLATEALQLLREMARAS, from the coding sequence ATGTCACTGCTAGCGCTGACCGATACGCAGATCAGCACCTGGGTGGCGACGTTCATGCTGCCGCTGTTTCGCGTCGGCTCCTTGCTGATGGTCATGCCGGTGTTTGGCACGACCCTGCTGCCCCGGCGCATCCGCCTGTATTTCGCCTTGGCCATTACCGTGGTCATCGCGCCGGGTCTGCCGCCGATGCCGCCGGTGAATCCCCTGGATTTGAGTGGGCTGTTGCTGATTGCCGAGCAGATTCTCATTGGTGCGGTGATGGGTTTTTCCTTGCAGCTGTTCTTCCAGGCCTTTGTGGTCGCCGGGCAAATCGTCGCCATCCAGATGGGCATGGGCTTCGCTTCCATGATCGACCCGGCCAACGGTGTATCGACGGCGGTGATCGGGCAGTTTTTCACCATGCTGGTGACGCTGCTGTTCCTGTCCATGAACGGTCATCTGGTGGTGTTCGAGATCCTCACCGAGAGTTTCACCACGTTGCCGGTGGGTGGCGGCCTGATGGTCAATCACTACTGGGAGCTGGCCGGCAAGCTCGGCTGGGTGCTCGGTTCGGCGTTGTTGTTGGTGCTGCCGGCGATCACCGCGTTGCTGGTGGTCAACATCGCGTTTGGCGTCATGACCCGGGCGGCGCCGCAACTGAATATTTTCTCTGTCGGCTTCCCGCTGATCCTGGTGCTTGGGCTGTTCATCGTCTGGGTCGGTCTGGCGGACATTCTCAACCAGTATCAACCGCTGGCCACTGAGGCCTTGCAGTTATTACGCGAAATGGCACGGGCGAGCTGA
- the flhB gene encoding flagellar biosynthesis protein FlhB, giving the protein MAESESGQDKTEDPTEKRKQDSREKGEVARSKELNTLAIMLVGASALLIFGGAMAQDMMELMRINFSLPREVILDQRSMATYLMRSGQIALWSIQPVMITLVLAAIIGPISLGGWLFAASSMAPKFSRLNPGPGLKRMFSTKSLVELLKALAKFIIILFVALAVLSSDIDDLLRIAHEPLDMAIIHSLQVVGWSTLWMACGLILIAVVDVPVQLWESHKKLLMTKQEVRDEHKDQEGRPEVKQRIRQLQREMSQRRMMAAIPEADVVITNPTHYAVALKYDPEKGNAPVLLAKGSDFLALKIREIAAANEILLLESPALARSIYYSTELEQEIPGGLYLAVAQVLAYVYQIRQYRAGKGKRPDPLKDDLPIPPDLRRDS; this is encoded by the coding sequence ATGGCCGAGAGCGAAAGCGGTCAGGACAAAACAGAAGACCCCACGGAGAAGCGCAAACAGGACTCCCGTGAAAAGGGTGAGGTAGCCCGGTCCAAGGAACTCAACACCCTGGCGATCATGCTGGTCGGTGCCTCGGCGCTGCTGATTTTTGGCGGCGCCATGGCGCAGGACATGATGGAGCTGATGCGCATCAACTTCTCGCTGCCGCGGGAAGTGATTCTGGATCAGCGCTCCATGGCCACCTACCTGATGCGCTCGGGGCAAATTGCTCTGTGGTCGATCCAGCCGGTGATGATCACGTTGGTACTGGCTGCCATCATCGGTCCGATTTCCCTGGGTGGCTGGCTGTTCGCGGCGAGTTCCATGGCGCCCAAATTCAGCCGCTTGAATCCCGGTCCAGGCCTCAAGCGCATGTTCTCGACCAAGTCGCTGGTCGAACTGCTCAAGGCCCTGGCCAAGTTCATCATCATCCTGTTCGTGGCGCTGGCGGTACTGTCGTCGGACATCGATGACCTGCTGCGCATCGCCCATGAGCCCCTGGACATGGCGATCATTCACAGCCTGCAAGTGGTGGGCTGGAGCACCTTGTGGATGGCGTGCGGGCTGATCCTGATCGCTGTGGTGGATGTGCCGGTGCAGCTCTGGGAAAGCCACAAGAAACTGCTGATGACCAAGCAGGAAGTGCGTGACGAGCATAAGGATCAGGAGGGACGGCCAGAGGTCAAGCAGCGGATTCGACAGCTGCAACGTGAGATGTCCCAGCGGCGGATGATGGCCGCCATTCCCGAGGCCGACGTGGTCATCACCAACCCGACGCACTACGCCGTGGCCCTCAAGTACGACCCGGAAAAGGGTAATGCGCCGGTATTGCTGGCCAAGGGCAGCGACTTCCTGGCCCTGAAGATCCGCGAGATCGCGGCGGCCAACGAGATCCTGCTGCTGGAGTCCCCGGCGCTGGCGCGGTCGATCTACTACTCCACCGAACTTGAGCAGGAAATTCCCGGCGGGCTCTACCTGGCGGTCGCGCAGGTGCTGGCTTACGTTTATCAGATTCGACAGTACCGGGCGGGCAAGGGCAAGCGACCGGATCCGCTCAAGGATGACCTGCCGATTCCGCCGGATTTGCGGCGCGACTCCTGA